The Juglans regia cultivar Chandler chromosome 16, Walnut 2.0, whole genome shotgun sequence nucleotide sequence attgtgTTTTATGTGCTGTGAAGGATTGGGTTGTGTGtattgatttgaattttgactggttgattataatttttcaatttaggattaatttaggatttcgatccaaaaccctaaattagtttagtGTTTCAATCTGAAACTTTGATTCAAAACCCTTATTTATGTAAAGGTTTCTGATTGAAACCCTAAAGTAGGTTAAGAGCTCATAATGAAACCCTTAACCTAATgtgatttggggtttcaatttttaaactctaattaattttgGGGTctcaattttgaaaccctaatcTGTTTCAAAATAGATTtgggtttcaaaattgaaaccctaatCAATTGTGATTTGTATGATTGTatgattttaattgttatgTGATTTTTACATCATGTCAAGTATTTATGAGTTTGTGAGCCAACTCCATGGACAGTGGGTCAAGTACGAATACTAGCACTGCTAGCTCCTGTACCTGTACCCGTACCCGTACCCCTATACCAACCTCTAACCCTACACCCATGGGCCTACCAACGAAGAAACCAGCTTCAGTTATATGGAATCACTTCACCAAGTTAGAGGTGGGTGACCCCAATCAAGCACAAGCCAAGTATAACCATTGTGGTAAGGTGTATGGATGTTACTACAAAAGACATGGTACATCTCAATTAAAGGTCCACTTAGAAGAAGAATGGAAGAAGAATCAAATTAGACGTTCTTTACAAGAAAATAGTTAATCTTGATTAGAGATTGAACTTAAAAAAGTGacagatgggagtagtgggAGAACTTTGAAGGGGTATACCAAATATGATCCGAAGGGGTATAGGAGTCACCTAGCTCATATGGTCATAACATAAGAGCTACCCTTTCGATTTTTGGAGGTTGAAGGGTTCCAAGTATATTCTAAGTTCTTTAAACGTAGGTTTAACATTCATTATCGCTACATGGTGgtgtgatattaataaattatacgGTGTACATAAAGATTTGTTAAGAAACCAATTAAGGGGTCAAAGAGTTTGCCTCATCACTAATACATGGACATTGGTCCAAAACTTCAACTCTATGTCTTAGACTACTCATTTTGTAGATTGggattgaaaaataaacaaaaagatcCTCAATTTTTGTTTAGTTGCCAATCACAAATGCGAGACCATTAGGAAGGTCTTGGAGGCCGCAATAAAGGAGAGGAGGTTGGAGTGAGTTGTAACAATATCACAATTTAGTATCTTAAGAATAAGTTTAGAGAGAACAATAAGTCAATCATGGATGGTGAGTGTTTACATATTCGATGTGCTGCATATGTCTTAAATCTTATTGTGACCGGAGGTTTGAAGGATGTTCATGATTTGGTTGAAAGAGTTATAAGTTTGGTAAGGTTTGTGAAATCTTGACCAGCTAGGCTTGATAAATTCAAGGTGTCTATTCGTTTTGCGGGTATTTAATGCGAGAAGGGATAGTGTCTTGATGTTAATacaagatggaactcaaccttcttgatgttggagatgGTCCAACAGTATAGAAAGCCCTTTGACCTCTTGCGTGACAAGGACATGCAATATGTCAAGCACTTTGTGGATGATGGGAAATCGGGGTGGCCCAAAGATGATGATCGGGATATAGTGCAGGTTTTTGTAGAATGATTTAGGTTTTTCTATGAGGTCACATACACATTTTCTAGGTCTTTGTACGTTACAtccaattaatattttcaacaaCCATGTcaggtaaaagaataattagataaaatgtaCGGGAGTAAGGATCCTACTTCTTTGCAGAATATGACAATGAGCATGAGTACTAAGTATAAGAAGAATTTTGGAGATTTGAGTAGGATCAATATTTTCCTATATGTGGCTATTGTTTTTGACCTGGAATACAAAATTGATGGCATGGTGTATGACTTGAAAATAGTCAATGGGAAGGCATAGCCTAATCATATTGCGATAAGGGTTAAGGAAATGCTTAGTAGATTGTTTGATGAGTTTGCCACATCCAAGGGTGGTAATATTCTATGACCTACACCTACCGCATCACCTTCTCCCGATGTCGAGATGGCAAAAAAGCATAGGTGGGTTGAGAGGTATGAGCACATTTCCAAGTTTCAGAAGACTTCATACAGCCAATTGGAGTTGGACGGACACTTGGCCGCGGAGATGCACCCATTTATATAGCAATTTGATATCTTAGCTTGGTGGAATGTTAATGTCGTCAAGTATCTCATCCTTGGAGACATAGCCTACAATATTTTGGTCATCCCTATTATAACCTCAATGTTCGTCTTTAGTACTGGATGACGCATATTGAATCCATTCTAGATTTCATTGTCTTCTACCACTATAGAGGCTTTGGTTTGCACTTAAGATTTGGTTTGAAAGGAAGCCAATTCATATTTCATATGTGGTAGACTTTGTGGAGGAGGAGGTAGTGATCAGTTTGAATCCGTTAGCTGctcttaattcattattttgattttgcttataatatattatgttatatttatttgatcgcacttaatttcaaattcaattgttttaaagAGAACTTCGAGAAATGAGGCAACGTCTCAATTTACATTGGCTGCAATATGACTTTGATCCATAGTTGTTGTTGGTTTGTTAACTTTGTctcttaattatttgtaattttttacataTGTATACAATGTCTgtaattctatttttcttttttcaggtTTTGTAGTCTCACTTGCCCAACCCTAATCCCAATGATCTCATCTTGGTTGgtagttttaagttttgagctttttacatatatatatatataatataatatatatatattgtttgtaattctagttttttctcctatttgtTTTTCCAGGTTTTGTAGTCTCACTTGCCCAACCCTAATACCAATGACCTTATCTTGATAGAAAGGACTACTACAACTACAAGCTTATgatctcatcttggttagtagttttaagtttttaatgtttttacatatgtatataatgtttgtaattctagttttttctattttcttagattttataatctcaatGATCTCATCTCGCTACAAGTCTACAACTACAAGCTTatgatctcatttcttttttaaaagatgtatttcaattttagaaacttagaattattttagaaacattgttatttattcaatttatttgacaatttgtaatatttttatattaatttgtaatagttttagattaatttataatagCTTAGAATTATTAGTTCCAACACAAAAGTTAGTAGTTAGAACTTAGAATTACTTTATTAGATATcattgaattttatgttttatgctttaacctttaagtttaattttttatattatgtatttaattttgctTTTCTGAATTAGGTAAAGCAATGAAATTAGGATGACATTGGGCCCAAAATGGTCTAGAAACAAGTTTTTTGCCATTTTTTAGCCTAGAAACAGGTTTTGAGCCAATGGTTCGATGGGACCCAACGAGGGGTGGACGGACCAAGGGTGTTGGGGACAAATCTACCAAGCCCAATACAACTTTCTAGGCCGCAAGTGAGGAGAAATGAGGGGACAATATAAGAGGGGAAATAAGACACACAAAGGGTGAGGTGACATAAATCTACCCTTCCTCACCACTCCCAAATGGGCCAAATAAAAGGGGATCTGATGGAAAGATAAGGGGGACTTAGACTGAAATAATGAAGAGATCTTCTTCAACCTTACGATGAGGAGACTCCAAGGAACATCTTCTTTAGGCGAGAAGGGGTCACCGAGCCCCATTTATACAGTGAGGTACGAGAGATCATAAGAGATTGTAAAAGACTCATCATAGTGTATTTACCCTGCAAACGACCCTTGGATGGAGGTCTTGTGCTGAACCACTTAAATATGTgtatctcattctctatttacATTGCCtatattctttttcaatatGGATGTACGTATGAGCACCGTATCAACCCTCTGAACTACCATTGTAGGGTTCAAATTGCATCATCGAGGCCACTTTCGTGGACCAAGAATGAATCTTTTCTTCATTCCAAACTATGGTGCAATTTTATGCATTAACAATGAACTAATCTGGCTCCCAACATAGAGACTGGGGGCCTGCCTAAGGGGTACGAGGTCAGAGTCCGGGGAGCAAAACCTCCATCGTTAAGGCGAGTCACATCTAGGCTTGTGTATGTTTACATGCTGAGCAAGCTACCCTTTTTCTAAGTCTTAACTTCTATGGTTATGGCATGAGTAACATTGATTTTTTCTTAGAGCTAGGGGTGAAAAATTTTCCGTTTGGACAGGACCAAAAACTTGTTTGGTTGGTTTCGATCCTCCATTTGTTAAACCAAATGGCTTTCGATCTGGTCTTGGGGTGGGGTTTTTCATCCCAGACCGGACTGACCgaactacaaatatatatttttaaatatctttttataaattacatatattattttatatagtagttatataagtaaattatgtaattttcatctaacctatgactattgagaatataaaatatataattattaattaactaatatcaattacctaatatataattatcaattttgataatttgaataactttttaaagctatttttaagtaaaaaatttgcaaataaagttaaatagttgtataattcaaaattataagcatTGTGGGTGTTCTTTATACCAAGGGTAGTGAAGGGTTACTACCATATTACTACTTATTTACTACTCATAGttcatttcaagttttttattttttttatcattttttttaaatatttttttaacatccttaaccattaagattaaaataatatataattttactaatagtcactttcttaaccattaagtaaaattaaaaattaaaaaaaataaatataaaatgaatagtaaatgagtagtaggagGATAGTAACcttatcattttcattatactaatgagttgaaaatacacattacggacttttttgtatatttaaaaaatgatagactTTTTTGTATGATTGAACCCCATTTGAACTAGCCCGGACTGATATAGAGCAACTGAATCAATAGTTAacggttcggtccggttcaTTAGAGATGATCGATCTTGATCCAATTCACTAGTTTCGGTTCATCACTTCTGAATCGGACCGTACCGATTTACACTCTGCTTGGAGTTTTTTCTCAGTTTTGGTCcacatattcattttttttctatatatatttaatggatCAGATTTTAAATTTCAGACCTTCACTTTTTAAGTTGGGAGTTATGCCAACACAGGCCTTTGGCACCACACGTACATTTTAGTACGTAATGATTGTACTCagttttgtaatgattatacTCATATATAAGCACGTGAAGACTTAGGGTAATATGAATGAGTCGGTGCAATGAGGATGGTCCGATAACGCTAAATgtctctttttattattattttttatattcttaaatatttaaattacaaaatcattaaaaatatttatttaatatttaaataaaaataaataaaaagggacATTTGTAGAAATGCTCGGACCCAAGCATTTCTCATTTTGAATAAACCTgacaaattgaataaatattttaaaatttgaaaaggttaaTATATCTGTACAACtatcaaacaaaaatcaacGAAACGGTCAAAAAcgaaaatagaatttttaaagaattcttacaaagaaaaaaaaaaagctttgaaTATTCAATCTGCAGATTATTCgctttgaataattaaaaatgtttggcTTTTGAGGAGCaggtttggataaaaaaaagtgtatgttttatttcattttattattataatatttttaaatttttacataaaatataataaataattttatttttaaaattttaaaataataataatattaaaaaataatatttaataatattttattttatttaatttttaactttcatcttaacttactattTAAACCGATCCTGAATATATTCTCTCTTTCATTCACTATTCCTAATTTGCTTTTTAAAATATCGCTTTTTGTACCTACTTTAAACCGATCATAAATTCATGTGCCTGTTTATttctaaagaaataatatttatagttataaaatgtataattattgttcacttttttttaaagaagtaaattactataaaatttatataaaataaaataaattttatttatttttaaaaaatatatatatgacttacATAATCTATCACTATATCTAGATTGCTCCTCGGACCGCAAGCAGAtcaccgatatatatatattcacggTAAAACACGCAAGACCGACCTCACAATTGCTATCCTTTCCATTCAAATCTACAACTGTTCACCCACAGACTCACAGTTGTTGGGTTAAACTGGAGTGAATTCATGTTTGCACGTGGTCCGATCCACTTTTGCTtacattgttttgttgttgtaaaCTTGTAAGGACTCCCATAAGTTGTCGTCTGGTCCTCGACATGTAACCCACAATATTTGTATGTtgcttattttaaattttatcattttaaattattcttcttgtaccagcattttaaataattattattaagtaatattagatataatcatGAAATacgtaagtattatataatcattttgaaaaaaaattgaatttcctATTaacgtttatttttattttttttatgcgaatttcatatttattcatttttttcaaaaatattatgtagtatttacatatttcacgactgaaaaaaattaatttttcaataataaacctcacactttttttcaaaaattacgcAGTACTTATACATTCCACAATTATATCTAACactactaatatatttttttcattattgtaCTAAGGTACACGACACAGACTCAAgctacgtttagatgttgagttgagttcagttaagttgagttttttatgaatactaGTGAGTTGAGTAATGAAGGAAGTTATGTGGACCAcatctaaactgaatttaaaatatgtttgaatgttaagattaatttaatactttatatgagaaattgaaaaatgttgcaGGTCCCacttataaagatgttttaagttgaaaaaggttgtgggtccctagtgtaaaaaggttttgaattgagataaatttaataatttaaaagttaggtatttaaatattatacttaacttaaaattagattgaatttaACTGAACTCATCTAAATTTGAAAACCAAATGCAACCTTTCtcgatgaaaaaaaaattacagacaACTACATCAATCATCGTTACAAGTACTATATGATATTGGAAGTCAAAAGTCTCGTGACTTTAATACTACTACTGAAAGATGTTCAGAATCCAGTTACCATACCCAACCCCTCACCCCTCGTCAAAGAAATAACATGAAAAGATCTTGACATAAGATACACAGATTATGATTCATTAAAATTGGTGAAAGTAATTACTTCATGTTTTCATGTTCAAAGCTGGTAGCAATGGGTCTTTCATCTGTTTTCATGCCCATTTTAACAGTACTTATTTCGTCTTAGCTACTTTGTACATGTGTTTTGCTGGATACAGGGTACCAACGGTTTGTgggtatagattttttttaggcAAATATTAGGAATGTACTACTATTAGAGGCCTATTAATTCAGTAAAATGTTGGGTAGGTGGGTCCTTCCCACTGTGAAGATATGGAGAAAGTATGAATAGCAAGCTGATGGGAATGCATCTTCTTGGGGAGGAATCGGAGGATACGCCCCTTTTTGCTAATTTGCCGGTATAAATGATACAACATAACTGGACTTAAACCAACAGTCAGCTAATACAGagaacatcatcatcatcatcacagcaaaattctcacataaatGAGCAATAAAGGCTCCAGCAAACAAAATTCTCACGTATTATAAATAGTTTTAACACATCTTGTCAGTCTAATATAGagaacatcatcatcatcatcatcatcacgaCTACTATGAGCAtagagaatattatttaaaataaatgaaagatttcCCAGTTTTTCATTCTCCTCATGGAATTGGATGTATAACTACCTTTCCAGTTGCTCGATTTGTCTCAATGTATGAGAAAGCCTCCACAACCTGGTTGAATGGGAATGGCCCTTTGGGGTCAATAACTGGCTTCACCTTCCCACTCTCTAAAAATGGGTTCAGTTTCTTCAGAACAGCTCCATTTGAGGTGACTACAAATCTGAAACCAGGAGGTGTGACAGCACCAGTTAGGGCAACCACACTGCCCCCTTCTTTCACTACCTTCACTGCCCTTTCACACTGCCCTGTCattacagaagaagaagaagacgaagaaagaaaatgaataagatATTCGTGTATCATGAATTACTGCAAAGATCAAGACCTGGAAGACCAtcaatttgcataaaaattatCACCAATAGCATCATAGACGACATCAAATTTTTCTGGCAAATCTTCAAAGTTCTCCTTAGTGTAATCTATAGCCAAATCAGCACCCAAGCTCTTTAACAGCTCCAGTTTTCCAGTGCTTGAAGTTGCTGCAACTCTTGATGCACCAAACACGTGTTTTGCTAGCTGCATCAATAGAAAATTTTAGGGgagaaatcattaaaaatgaaagaaaagattgATTGacagattgagattgagattgacCACTTCTCTGGAAGAATATGAGGAGGGGATATAATGTGGTAAAGGTACAAGAGATTACATGAGTGATCCTGATCCGAAATTCAAACCAATATCAGATTGAACAACTATAACACCTAGACCCAAGTTTTATACGCTTGGATAAagattttataagtttaggCCACAGGCTCAATTTTGTTAAGGTCAGAAGGAAGATTATTTTATTGGGCCCGTTAGCCCGTAATTTTGAAATTACAGACCTATATTCAAAATAGAGTAGGTTCAGCCCTTTAGGCCCAACAGGATGTCGGGCCTAGTGGCCCATATATGGATAACTCATGAGAATTGGAAATCAACCATTTTTGGATAAGTTAGAATAGGATTAGGTGCCAAGAAACCCTCTAGATGAAGGCTATTAACTTGAAAAAACAGAGGTTACTGCGGGTCTAGAAAGTTTCTATAGGAATCCCACGAGATGTTCTTCAAGACATCAATCCCTAACCCTAAATTACTGCTGCAAATACCAATCAGGCTTATTTTCTTGAGATCCTTGcttaatttttataagaaaacccTAGGAAAGTTGCTGCAATTTCAGGAAATTGGAACCACTCTCACCCTATCAATCCCAACCATTTTCAGCAACTTACAATAGGTGATTATTGACGTGTTCTAGCCAGTATATGGTAAACAAAGTTTTTAAAGTGTTTTGCATGTAGGACCCTTTATTGAAAGCCCCTATTTATGTACcaagttatgttatgatgaACGTGAATTTCAATGTCatgttattatttgttttacatgcatcatcatatgttttcattttttattacgACGGGCTATGCTATTTGGGGTGGATGTGCATGGACCTAAGCATGGTCTACCATAGTTATGCTATGATAAGTATTAAGCATGCAAGTTTTCAAGAAAGCCTtgtgtttattatgtttacagtATGATTtattgcttattgagtattcgccTCATTTTGATTGTcggtttgtttgtttcttttatgtttttaaactgtGCAGGTAAAGAACATAGTACCTGGCGTAGATCCTATTTTGAGAGATTTTTCAGACTTGGTTAAATTTTCATGCTATGAGATCAGTTTCTAATGTTATGAGTTTTGGAAaactattttcaatattttttatcaagttGGTCTCTTTATCAGGCACAGTTAAGAAAGTGCATCTCCTAACATACGAGAAGGGGTTGTTACATCCTCTAATTGAAagaattttaaattatgcaCAGCCACAAAGATCAGAAGGTATTCTTCGAATGAACTTTGATAATTTACAAAAGTTTCCCACCTATTTGTCAAGCATCTGTTTGTCTGTTTTCAGCATTAACAGAAAATGTAATTAGCAAGAAAAACACATACCTGAATAACCAGGCTTCCAACTCCACCAGCACCATTTAAAACAAGAATGGATTTACCAGCAGAAAACCCAGTTCTTTCTAGACCCTCATAGGCAGTCTCAATTGCAAGAGGTAATGCAGCAGCCTGAACAAAATCCAGGTTCTTTGGCTTTAGGGCCAACAAGTTTTCCTCGGTGGCTGTGTACTCTGCAAGAGAGCCAAACTGTTTAGGCCCTTCCAATGCTTTCTCGTTTATGTCTCCATATACCTCATCCCCCACCTTTAGGTCCTTTACTTGACTGCCTACTTTTACCACCACCCCAGCAACATCATAGCCAGGAACAGTCTATccccaaaaaaaattgaagagtaACTTagtttatgattttaaaaaataaataaataaaataacccgACTTGCTAGCATGATTTGTGAAAGGCATCAGAAAGTTTAGCATAACTCTAACTTCCTTGCGAGTTACGACTCGCgatgtttggtaatgtttttcatctcatccaatcttattttattccatctcatttacttcccaaacatcactaaaacacaaacactttaaaattaatcattataattttttcaaactaatcattacaactttttcagacttaaaaacttgcaaacaaaataccaaaaacaattcaacttttcaaatctaaaaaaaatataataataaaaaaaattatattctaattttaattttataatatttttattcaactttttttctctctttttctaaaatctcataaaatatcataattcaaacccttttactactatttacaaaccattttacttttattcacataattatcatctcatctcatcccgaCCCTAAGGCATCCCCTAATTCACACTCCCTTTAGTAATTAGCCATTGCTATacagaaaaatccataaaattgACCATTTATAACTGTTTTTTCCCACCAAAATGTCAACAAACATTGcaattctaacaaaaaaatccCTGGAAAACCACACGA carries:
- the LOC108986779 gene encoding 2-methylene-furan-3-one reductase-like produces the protein MLASTASQLRTFHSLSPLPPLTFSSPFRLSLSFRQSNRKCTLQTSVPPFPLRVSASSQAAPASTEAAKASSVPSEMKAWVYGEYGSVDVLKFDSNVSVPEVKEDQVLIKVVAAALNPVDFKRRQGKFKATDSPLPTVPGYDVAGVVVKVGSQVKDLKVGDEVYGDINEKALEGPKQFGSLAEYTATEENLLALKPKNLDFVQAAALPLAIETAYEGLERTGFSAGKSILVLNGAGGVGSLVIQLAKHVFGASRVAATSSTGKLELLKSLGADLAIDYTKENFEDLPEKFDVVYDAIGQCERAVKVVKEGGSVVALTGAVTPPGFRFVVTSNGAVLKKLNPFLESGKVKPVIDPKGPFPFNQVVEAFSYIETNRATGKVVIHPIP